In Xiphophorus maculatus strain JP 163 A chromosome 2, X_maculatus-5.0-male, whole genome shotgun sequence, one genomic interval encodes:
- the LOC102237262 gene encoding UPF0577 protein KIAA1324-like, producing the protein MRSSAQFVARCALILYTLFFIDGSKGQRQCTEIDYYYEYTECDSTGSRWRVAIPQNPGFCTGLPQPVRGTECTFSCRAGEFLEMSAQECTQCAAGSYSLGSGIRFDQWDAMPAGFRSVATSLGNDPKRDAQPTCNSSSWVPQGNYLESNRDECTVSLIYAVHLKKQGSVSFEYQYPDKSLLFEFFIQNDQCQEMDQSTDTKWLQLTNHGEWGTHTVNLKSGTNILYWRTGGVVMRSSVVKPVLLKNIQIEGVAYTSECFPCKPGSFSRIPGSSTCESCPRDTYSGHGASSCTPCNATTEYAEEGSSECKNRPPCSKKDYFQIHTPCDHEGKTQVIYKWIEPKICLEGIFGAEALPESGEQEECPPCNPGFYNNDTATCSPCPTGMYSDGLKPCHRCPAGTEPILGYEYKWWNVLPSNMKTSCFNVGNTKCDHMNGWEAARDHIHSGAGSSDNDYLILNIHVPGFKLPTSVPSQSVTEFGRITFEFETSCMADCEFYFMMDINRKSTTVVQSWEKTQKRQTYTHTMSKNAAVSYTWAFQRTNQPSDVRRYINDVARIFSITVTNAVDGVSSSCRACALSTQPSSSACVPCPPGHYIDTLTRKCLECPRNSYLEPHATPGSDACKACGPASRSDKDHRLCYSDCHFIHTEGNVTLTFDFSPLGSAGSLMNGPKFTSKGTKYFHMFNISLCGGQDRMAVCADNTTDMSVSSSQKEKAEGSSAVKTFICQSTIIPASRQGFLAALSSQSINLADTFLGATVDDNLEGIKARPDLFPQKSKKVPDINFFFRSFEGTSSCESGRSTVVTLHCNPDMSTKGELSVPSQCPEGTCDGCTFHFFWESSGACPTCTVRDYHLIEGVCKGGQQDMLYVWTEPKLCIGGVTLPDKKTVPCQSMEFWVHLGAGTGIFTAVLLICLTCYFWKKNKRLEYKYSRLVMSANKECEMPVADSCAVMEGENEGDMEDEVVYTKPSLLGKLKAIASKGNGERYENVQLNSSHSKALVWS; encoded by the exons ATGCGGTCCTCGGCTCAGTTCGTCGCCCGATGCGCTCTCATCCTCTACACACTCTTCTTCATTGACGGATCCAAAGGACAGCGGCAGTGTACGGAG attgacTATTATTATGAGTACACAGAGTGTGACAGCACAGGATCTCGGTGGAGAGTGGCCATCCCGCAGAATCCCGGGTTCTGCACCGGACTACCACAACCCGTGAGGGGCACAGAGTGCA CCTTCTCATGCAGAGCTGGGGAGTTCCTGGAGATGTCTGCTCAGGAGTGCACCCAGTGCGCAGCAGGAAGCTACTCCCTTGGCAGCGGTATTCGCTTTGACCAATGGGATGCCATGCCTGCTGGATTCAGAAGTGTGGCAACTTCTCTGGGGAACGATCCCAAAAGAGATGCCCAACCTACCTGCAACAG TTCTTCCTGGGTGCCTCAAGGAAACTATCTTGAGTCCAACAGGGACGAGTGTACAGTTTCTCTTATTTATGCTGTTCACTTGAAAAAGCAGGGCTCTGTCAGCTTTGAGTATCAGTATCCTGATAAAAGTCTGCTGTTTGAATTCTTT ATTCAGAATGACCAGTGTCAGGAGATGGATCAGTCGACTGATACAAAGTGGCTCCAGCTCACCAATCATGGAGAATGGGGAACCCACACG GTGAACTTGAAATCTGGCACCAACATCTTGTACTGGAGGACAGGAGGTGTTGTCATGAGGTCCAGTGTTGTGAAGCCTGTCCtgctgaaaaacattcaaattgaAG GTGTTGCATACACATCAGAGTGTTTTCCTTGTAAGCCAGGGAGCTTTAGTCGCATTCCAGGCTCCTCAACATGTGAATCCTGTCCTCGGGACACCTACTCTGGCCACGGAGCCAGTTCATGCACCCCATGCAACGCTACCACTGAGTATGCAG AGGAAGGATCATCTGAGTGCAAGAACAGACCTCCATGTTCCAAAAAGGACTATTTCCAGATTCACACACCATGTGACCACGAAGGCAAG ACACAGGTCATATATAAGTGGATTGAGCCCAAGATCTGTCTAGAGGGCATCTTTGGAGCAGAAGCGCTGCCTGAGAGTGGCGAACAGGAGGAATGCCCCCCCTGTAACCCTGGTTTCTATAACAACGACACGGCCACCTGCTCCCCTTGTCCAACCGGGATGTACTCTGACGGACTGAAAC cgTGCCATCGGTGTCCAGCTGGTACTGAGCCCATCCTGGGTTATGAGTATAAATGGTGGAATGTTCTTCCGTCTAACATGAAGACCTCCTGTTTCAATGTTGGCAACACTAAATGTGACCATATGAATG GTTGGGAAGCAGCAAGAGATCATATTCACAGTGGAGCAGGAAGCTCTGATAATGATTATCTCATCCTTAACATCCATGTTCCCGGCTTCAA GCTGCCTACATCAGTGCCGAGCCAGTCAGTGACAGAATTTGGTCGCATCACATTTGAATTTGAAACTTCGTGCATGGCTGACTGTGAGTTCTACTTCATGATG GATATCAATAGGAAGAGCACTACAGTTGTGCAGTCATGGGAGaagacacaaaaaagacaaacctacacacacaccatgTCAAAAAATGCAGCGGTTTCCTACACATGGGCTTTCCAGAGGACAAACCAACCTTCAGAT GTACGTCGGTATATCAATGACGTGGCACGCATCTTCTCCATCACTGTGACTAACGCGGTTGATGGTGTGTCCTCCAGCTGCAGGGCTTGTGCCCTCAGCACCCAGCCCTCCAGCTCAGCATGTGTGCCCTGCCCACCTGGACATTACATAGACACACTCACCAGAAAGTGCTTAGAGTGTCCACGCAACAGTTACCTCGAGCCGCACGCAACACCGGGTTCTGATGCCTGTAAAGCCTGTGGGCCAGCTAGCCGGAGCGATAAG GACCACAGACTGTGTTACAGTGACTGCCACTTTATCCACACAGAGGGCAATGTCACGCTAACTTTTGACTTCAGTCCCCTTGGCTCAGCAGGATCGCTCATGAATGGTCCAAAGTTTACCTCCAAGGGAACCAAGTATTTCCACATGTTCAACATTAGTCTGTGTGGAGGACAG GATCGCATGGCAGTGTGCGCAGACAACACTACGGACATGTCAGTTTCCAGCTCCCAGAAGGAGAAAGCTGAGGGATCCAGCGCCGTGAAGACCTTCATCTGTCAGTCAACAATAATCCCAGCAAGCAGGCAAGGATTCCTCGCTGCGCTCTCTTCGCAGTCCATTAACCTGGCTGACACCTTTCTTG gtGCAACTGTAGATGATAATCTTGAAGGAATAAAAGCAAGACCAGACTTGTTTCCTCAGAAGTCTAAGAAAGTGCCTGATATTAACTTCTTCTTCAG ATCTTTTGAGGGAACTTCATCTTGTGAATCGGGTCGGAGTACAGTGGTGACTCTTCACTGTAATCCCGATATGAGCACTAAAGGAGAGCTGTCTGTTCCGAG TCAGTGCCCTGAAGGAACATGTGATGGCTGCacctttcatttcttttggGAAAGCTCAGGGGCTTGTCCTACATGCACAGTGAGAGACTATCATCTGATAGAGGGAGTCTGCAAAGGAGGacaacag gACATGCTGTATGTGTGGACTGAGCCGAAGCTGTGTATAGGCGGCGTAACCTTGCCTGATAAGAAAACTGTGCCATGTCAGAGTATGGAGTTCTGGGTTCATCTTGGTGCGGGGACGGGGATTTTCACTGCTGTGTTGCTCATCTGCCTCACTTGCTACTTTTGGAAGAAGAATAAACG GTTGGAGTACAAGTACTCCCGGCTGGTTATGTCTGCCAACAAGGAGTGTGAAATGCCGGTTGCTGACAGCTGTGCTGTGATGGAGGGAGAGAATGAAGGAGACATGGAGGATGAAGTTGTGTATACCAAACCTTCACTGCTTGGCAAACTCAAAGCTATAGCGTCCAAG GGAAATGGAGAGCGTTATGAAAATGTGCAGCTGAACTCATCCCACTCAAAAGCATTGGTCTGGAGTTAG